The following are encoded together in the Naumannella cuiyingiana genome:
- a CDS encoding MOSC domain-containing protein, with translation MSGRVVRVGRAAVKGTRHESLPAAGIGSAGVLGDRALAFCDPERGRVLRTVENPGLVAVRARWDDPVLELDLPGGRRVRDELVETGELVADYWGRAARLQTVGSAHAAAVGALLDRPVVLARAEPGAIVYSGAVTLVTTSALAELSGRIGGPVADERFRANLTVDDAAGPELEALPAGARLAVGSAELIIRGPVPRCAVIDIGERGRPEGALMRALAGYRRRGPEVYFGLDCAVARPGRVAVGDAVRVREPLVGKASRFHFG, from the coding sequence ATGAGCGGGCGGGTGGTCCGGGTCGGCCGGGCCGCCGTCAAGGGGACGCGGCACGAGTCGCTGCCGGCGGCCGGGATCGGCTCGGCCGGCGTCCTCGGTGACCGCGCCCTGGCGTTCTGTGACCCCGAGCGCGGGCGCGTGCTGCGGACCGTGGAGAATCCCGGCCTGGTCGCGGTCCGCGCGCGCTGGGACGATCCGGTGCTGGAGCTCGACCTCCCCGGAGGTCGCCGCGTGCGCGACGAGCTCGTCGAGACGGGGGAGCTGGTCGCCGACTACTGGGGTCGGGCGGCGCGGCTGCAGACCGTCGGGTCCGCTCACGCCGCGGCGGTAGGGGCGTTGCTGGACCGGCCGGTGGTGCTGGCGCGGGCCGAGCCGGGCGCCATCGTCTATTCCGGCGCCGTCACCCTCGTCACCACCTCGGCGCTCGCCGAGCTGTCGGGGCGGATCGGCGGACCGGTCGCCGACGAGCGATTCCGCGCGAACCTGACCGTCGACGATGCCGCCGGCCCGGAGCTGGAGGCGCTACCGGCAGGTGCCCGGCTCGCGGTCGGCTCGGCGGAGTTGATCATCCGCGGGCCGGTGCCGCGCTGTGCGGTGATCGACATCGGCGAGCGCGGCCGGCCCGAGGGGGCCCTGATGCGGGCGCTGGCGGGCTACCGGCGCCGCGGGCCGGAGGTGTACTTCGGCCTGGACTGCGCGGTGGCCCGGCCCGGGCGGGTGGCCGTCGGCGACGCGGTGCGCGTGCGGGAGCCGCTTGTTGGCAAGGCTTCTCGGTTCCATTTCGGATAG
- a CDS encoding DsbA family protein, with protein sequence MSKPRAPLPRNARRRAVAELERRKRQAAIQRNIIISLSLLVTTAVVIGIVVVVGGAIRDRQAAEAGPAELVRPNSVYLNRPPEAKVTVVEFLDFECEACGALYPTMEQARQTYGDRVNFVARYFPVPSHFNAMRAARAVEAAGQQGKWEQMYQKMYQTQTEWAEQQVPADDTFRGFARDLGLDMAAWEAAYNDPATEQRIAADAADGEALGVQGTPTIFIDGRQVELQSFAELPAAIDRALAAA encoded by the coding sequence ATGTCGAAGCCCAGAGCCCCCCTGCCCCGCAATGCGCGCCGCCGAGCCGTGGCCGAGCTGGAACGCCGGAAGCGTCAGGCCGCCATTCAACGCAACATCATCATCTCGCTGTCCCTGCTCGTCACCACCGCGGTCGTGATCGGGATCGTGGTGGTGGTCGGCGGCGCGATCCGTGACCGCCAGGCCGCGGAGGCCGGACCGGCCGAGCTGGTCCGGCCGAACAGCGTCTACCTGAACCGGCCGCCCGAGGCCAAGGTGACCGTGGTGGAGTTCCTGGACTTCGAGTGCGAGGCGTGCGGTGCGCTGTACCCGACGATGGAGCAGGCCAGGCAGACCTACGGCGACCGGGTCAACTTCGTCGCGCGCTACTTCCCGGTGCCGAGCCACTTCAACGCCATGCGCGCCGCACGGGCGGTTGAGGCCGCCGGCCAGCAGGGCAAGTGGGAGCAGATGTATCAGAAGATGTACCAGACCCAGACCGAGTGGGCCGAGCAGCAGGTCCCGGCCGACGACACCTTCCGCGGGTTCGCGCGCGACCTCGGGCTGGACATGGCCGCATGGGAGGCGGCCTACAACGACCCGGCAACCGAGCAGCGGATCGCCGCCGACGCCGCCGACGGGGAGGCGCTCGGGGTGCAGGGCACGCCGACGATCTTCATCGACGGCCGCCAGGTCGAGCTGCAGAGCTTCGCCGAGCTGCCGGCCGCGATCGACCGCGCGCTGGCCGCGGCGTGA
- a CDS encoding vitamin K epoxide reductase family protein: MSERSEQGLGGRTGGVMLAVLGAIAWLAALVLMIEKVQSLADPAYRPSCSINPVLSCGSVMNSAQGSAFGFPNPLIGIAAFAVVITLGVLLAAGLELPQWIWWGLQAGVIFGIGFVAWLMAQSLYVIGALCPYCMVVWAAMIPIFVLVTVDNLIKERIPSPAGLRRVLAAAGAVPVVVLYATVAVLILLRFWDFWTA; encoded by the coding sequence GTGAGCGAGAGGTCCGAGCAGGGTCTCGGCGGGCGTACCGGCGGCGTCATGCTGGCCGTGCTCGGCGCGATCGCCTGGCTGGCCGCGCTGGTGCTGATGATCGAGAAGGTGCAGAGCCTGGCCGACCCGGCGTACCGCCCGAGCTGCAGCATCAACCCGGTGCTGTCCTGCGGGTCGGTCATGAACTCGGCGCAGGGCTCCGCGTTCGGCTTCCCCAACCCGTTGATCGGGATCGCGGCCTTTGCGGTGGTGATCACGCTCGGCGTGCTGCTGGCCGCCGGGCTGGAGCTGCCGCAATGGATCTGGTGGGGACTGCAGGCCGGAGTGATCTTCGGCATCGGTTTCGTGGCCTGGCTGATGGCGCAGAGTCTGTACGTGATCGGCGCGCTGTGCCCGTACTGCATGGTGGTCTGGGCGGCGATGATCCCGATCTTCGTCCTCGTCACCGTCGACAACCTGATCAAGGAGCGGATCCCGTCGCCGGCCGGGCTGCGGCGGGTGCTCGCGGCAGCGGGCGCGGTTCCGGTCGTGGTGTTGTACGCAACGGTGGCCGTGTTGATCCTGCTGCGCTTCTGGGACTTCTGGACGGCGTGA
- a CDS encoding beta-ketoacyl-ACP synthase III, producing the protein MPGTRIAAIGHYQPARVVTNAELETMVETTDEWITQRVGIRERRWAAPEETVADMAFAAAQDLLDKHPFDVTRIDMIVVATCTATDRSPNTAARVANRLGMEHAPATIDVNVACSGFPHAVALAQQAIATGSAENALVIGAEKLTDFTDFTDRSTMVLTADGAGAFLLTASETDEMSPVVWGSAPPLSDAVRIEAAEGFKFAQNGNAVYRWTTRALPEIAQQIIAKAGLEPTQLDAIVLHQANLRIIEPLARKIGAPQARVATDVVESGNTSAASIPLALSKLQDSADPLKPGSKALLFAFGGGVAYAGQVVTIP; encoded by the coding sequence ATGCCGGGTACACGCATTGCCGCCATCGGGCACTACCAGCCCGCTCGGGTCGTCACGAACGCCGAGCTGGAGACGATGGTCGAGACGACGGACGAATGGATCACACAGCGCGTCGGGATCCGCGAGCGTCGCTGGGCGGCGCCCGAGGAGACGGTTGCCGACATGGCGTTCGCGGCCGCGCAGGACCTGCTCGACAAGCACCCCTTCGACGTGACGCGGATCGACATGATCGTGGTGGCGACGTGCACCGCGACCGACCGCTCGCCCAATACCGCGGCACGGGTGGCCAACCGGCTCGGCATGGAGCACGCCCCGGCGACCATCGACGTCAACGTCGCCTGCTCGGGTTTCCCGCACGCCGTGGCGCTGGCCCAGCAGGCCATCGCCACCGGCTCGGCGGAGAACGCGCTGGTGATCGGGGCGGAGAAGCTGACCGACTTCACCGACTTCACCGACCGCTCGACGATGGTGCTGACGGCCGACGGGGCGGGCGCCTTCCTGCTCACCGCCTCCGAGACGGACGAGATGTCGCCGGTCGTCTGGGGCTCGGCACCGCCGCTGTCGGATGCGGTACGCATCGAGGCGGCCGAGGGCTTCAAGTTCGCCCAGAACGGTAACGCGGTCTACCGCTGGACCACCCGCGCGCTGCCCGAGATCGCGCAGCAGATCATCGCCAAGGCCGGCCTCGAGCCGACCCAGCTGGACGCGATCGTGCTGCACCAGGCGAATCTGCGGATCATCGAGCCACTGGCCCGCAAGATCGGCGCCCCACAGGCCAGGGTGGCCACCGACGTCGTCGAGTCCGGCAACACCTCCGCCGCCTCGATCCCGCTCGCGCTGTCCAAGCTGCAGGACTCCGCCGACCCGCTGAAGCCGGGATCGAAGGCGCTGCTCTTCGCCTTCGGCGGCGGCGTCGCCTACGCGGGGCAGGTCGTCACCATCCCCTGA
- a CDS encoding TetR/AcrR family transcriptional regulator, with product MARIQFPRVRLTGRQAQLRDQLLTLLLSEGFAHFTMDDLTTRLGCSKRTLYALADSKEQLATSIVRLFFKQATEHVESRVARSRAPERRLIAYLTAVAEALKPASREFLADVAAFPPTREVYRANTSWATMRVRELILEGTTKGSFRNDTDAGFVSEVVSATMTRIGTGSIQEATGLTDSEAYGQLAQLVVAAIKR from the coding sequence ATGGCGCGAATCCAGTTCCCCCGGGTGCGGCTCACGGGTCGGCAGGCCCAGCTCCGCGATCAACTGTTGACGCTGCTGCTGTCCGAAGGCTTCGCGCACTTCACGATGGACGACCTGACCACCCGGCTCGGCTGCTCCAAGCGCACGCTGTACGCCCTCGCGGACTCCAAGGAGCAGCTCGCCACCAGCATTGTCCGGCTGTTCTTCAAGCAGGCCACCGAACACGTGGAGTCACGGGTGGCCCGCTCCCGTGCGCCCGAACGGCGGCTGATCGCGTACCTGACGGCGGTCGCGGAGGCGCTGAAACCGGCGTCGCGGGAGTTCCTCGCCGATGTCGCCGCCTTCCCGCCGACCCGCGAGGTCTACCGCGCCAACACGAGCTGGGCGACGATGCGGGTGCGCGAGCTGATCCTGGAGGGCACCACGAAGGGCAGCTTCCGCAACGACACCGACGCGGGCTTCGTCTCCGAGGTGGTCTCGGCGACCATGACGCGGATCGGCACCGGCAGCATCCAGGAGGCCACCGGGCTGACCGATTCGGAGGCCTACGGGCAGTTGGCCCAGCTCGTGGTGGCGGCGATCAAGCGCTAG
- a CDS encoding acyl-CoA dehydrogenase family protein produces the protein MRAMVQRLLPGEEAREIVGMVGEFARAELEPAAAGAEERAEFPRKAFRQLGELGMLGMPYPVELGGAGQPYETYLQALEEVAAAWFSVGVGVSVHIMSAWPLAHRGSAGQRTGLLPGVIGGETLGGYALSEPQAGSDISRIATRAERIDGGWRLNGTKAWITHGGYADHYTLFARTGDEGSRGLSCFLVQGDAPGLSAAPPEKKMGMTASPTAMISLDDVIVGEEMIIGEPGDGAKIALGALDSGRLGIAACATGLAQAALDHASAHALERDQFGRPIADFQGLRFLLAEMAAGVDAARAAYLHAARKRDAGMDFTRDAAVAKLTCTDTAMRVTTDAVQVLGGYGYTRDFPVERFMREAKVAQIFEGTNQIQRLVIARQLLGPEGRR, from the coding sequence ATGCGAGCGATGGTGCAGCGGCTGCTGCCGGGCGAGGAGGCCCGCGAGATTGTCGGCATGGTGGGCGAATTCGCCCGCGCGGAGCTGGAGCCGGCCGCGGCCGGTGCCGAGGAGCGCGCGGAGTTTCCCCGCAAGGCCTTCCGGCAGCTCGGCGAGCTCGGGATGCTCGGGATGCCTTATCCCGTCGAGCTCGGTGGTGCCGGGCAGCCCTACGAGACCTACCTGCAGGCACTGGAGGAGGTCGCCGCCGCCTGGTTCAGCGTCGGCGTCGGGGTCTCGGTGCACATCATGTCGGCCTGGCCGCTGGCCCACCGGGGCAGCGCCGGGCAGCGCACCGGGCTGCTGCCGGGCGTGATCGGCGGCGAGACGCTCGGCGGGTACGCCCTGAGCGAGCCGCAGGCGGGCTCCGACATCTCCCGGATCGCCACCCGGGCCGAGCGGATCGACGGCGGCTGGCGGCTGAACGGCACCAAGGCCTGGATCACCCACGGCGGGTACGCCGATCACTACACGCTGTTCGCCCGCACCGGCGACGAGGGCAGTCGCGGACTGTCCTGTTTCCTGGTCCAGGGGGATGCGCCCGGCCTGAGCGCGGCGCCGCCGGAGAAGAAGATGGGGATGACCGCCTCGCCGACGGCGATGATCAGCCTCGACGACGTCATCGTCGGCGAGGAGATGATCATCGGCGAGCCGGGCGACGGCGCGAAGATCGCGCTCGGGGCACTGGATTCGGGTCGGCTCGGGATCGCTGCCTGTGCGACCGGTCTGGCGCAGGCCGCGCTCGATCATGCGAGCGCCCATGCGTTGGAGCGTGATCAGTTCGGCCGACCTATCGCCGACTTCCAGGGCCTGCGCTTCCTGCTCGCGGAGATGGCGGCGGGAGTCGACGCGGCGCGGGCGGCGTACCTGCATGCGGCCCGCAAACGCGACGCGGGAATGGACTTCACTCGCGATGCCGCAGTCGCGAAGCTGACCTGTACCGACACGGCGATGCGGGTCACCACCGATGCCGTGCAGGTGCTCGGCGGCTACGGCTACACCCGTGATTTTCCGGTGGAGCGGTTCATGCGCGAGGCGAAGGTTGCGCAGATCTTCGAGGGCACGAATCAGATCCAGCGGCTGGTGATCGCCCGCCAGTTGCTCGGACCCGAGGGCCGCCGCTGA
- a CDS encoding DUF4032 domain-containing protein gives MPRFVSTKPDARLIQLPWEVPLADWPVDKLVALPRGISRHVVRFIRVGDETYAAKEVIEHLAVHEYRLLHDLNRLGTPSVEPVGVVTGRVDANGEPLDPILLTRHLQFSLPYRALFTPGVRSETVGRLLDAMVVLLAKLHLAGVLWGDVSLSNILFRRDAGEFAAYLVDAETGELHDQLTDGQREHDLMIAKINLFGEFSDLEAGGMLDEALKPEFLVETIEHRYRELWNELTGIEEFDGSEMHRIDSRVRRLNALGFDVAELDITTDLDGSTVRIQPKVVDAGHHSRRLIRLTGLDTEENQARRLLNDLDTYRVRTDQQSADEAVIAHQWLTRVFEPVLDAVPDDLRSKREPAQIFHEVLDHRWYMSEQAGHEVPILDAAKDYTDTVLRELPDEAMSPDSVLPIEQHGRRLVNPFDPSQGYVDENDDDRPYDPWEDGTEEPAATPAHDYLDIDALRARAKG, from the coding sequence ATGCCCCGGTTCGTGTCGACCAAGCCGGATGCCCGACTGATCCAGCTCCCGTGGGAGGTGCCGCTCGCCGACTGGCCGGTGGACAAGCTCGTCGCGCTGCCCCGCGGCATCTCCCGGCACGTCGTGCGGTTCATCCGCGTCGGCGACGAGACCTATGCCGCCAAGGAGGTCATCGAGCACCTCGCCGTGCACGAGTACCGCCTGCTGCACGACCTGAACCGGCTGGGTACGCCGTCGGTCGAACCGGTCGGCGTGGTGACCGGCCGGGTCGACGCCAACGGCGAGCCGCTGGACCCGATCCTGCTCACCCGGCATCTGCAGTTCTCGCTGCCCTACCGCGCGCTGTTCACCCCCGGCGTGCGCTCGGAGACCGTCGGCCGGCTGCTCGATGCGATGGTGGTGCTGCTGGCCAAGCTGCACCTGGCCGGGGTGTTGTGGGGCGATGTGTCGCTGTCCAACATCTTGTTCCGCCGCGACGCGGGAGAATTCGCGGCGTACCTCGTCGATGCCGAGACCGGCGAGCTGCATGATCAACTCACCGACGGCCAGCGCGAACACGACCTGATGATCGCCAAGATCAATCTGTTCGGAGAGTTCAGCGACCTGGAGGCGGGCGGGATGCTGGACGAGGCGCTGAAGCCGGAGTTCCTGGTCGAGACGATCGAGCACCGCTACCGCGAGCTGTGGAACGAGCTGACCGGCATCGAGGAGTTCGACGGCTCGGAGATGCACCGCATCGATTCGCGGGTACGCCGGCTCAATGCGCTCGGCTTCGACGTGGCCGAGCTGGACATCACCACCGACCTCGACGGCTCGACGGTGCGGATCCAGCCGAAGGTGGTGGACGCGGGGCACCACTCGCGGCGGCTGATCCGGCTGACGGGCCTGGACACGGAGGAGAACCAGGCCCGCCGGCTGCTGAACGACCTCGACACCTACCGGGTCCGCACCGACCAGCAGAGCGCCGACGAGGCCGTGATCGCTCACCAGTGGCTGACGCGGGTGTTCGAGCCGGTGCTGGATGCCGTGCCCGACGACCTGCGCAGCAAGCGCGAGCCCGCCCAGATCTTCCACGAGGTGCTTGATCACCGCTGGTACATGTCGGAACAGGCGGGCCACGAGGTGCCCATCCTGGATGCGGCGAAGGACTACACCGACACCGTGTTGCGCGAGCTGCCGGACGAGGCGATGTCACCGGATTCGGTGCTGCCGATCGAGCAGCACGGCCGCCGGCTGGTCAACCCGTTCGACCCGTCGCAGGGCTATGTCGACGAGAACGACGACGACCGGCCCTATGACCCCTGGGAGGACGGCACCGAGGAACCGGCCGCCACCCCCGCGCACGACTATCTCGACATCGACGCCCTGCGGGCGCGGGCCAAGGGCTGA
- a CDS encoding molybdopterin-dependent oxidoreductase: MAAAFAVAAGQLTAALVRPGAGPLTVVGATLIDAAPTPAKEFAVRTLGTADKPVLIAAVFVVLLGAAFAIGLAGPRHPRGAAAAVAALGAIPLVLALARPGATGWDAVPSLVTLVVGVAGFSLLLRRLRRSAGDDRAVAALGRERRTMLVALGVGGVLAAGGLAGSGAIGSRARGSGPGRGPLPTPTEPAPAPPPGAQLPGMTPFRTSIEDFYRVDIALVTPSRDPGDWQLTIDGMVDRPLTLSYDDLLRLPMIERDITLTCVSNEVGGPYVGTARWLGVPFTEIIERVGVQPGVDQVFSHSFDNGYTCSTPYAAVSDGRDAMIVVGMNGEVLPDKNGFPARMLVPGLFGYVSATKWLERIEFTRYDRATAYWTERGWATEAPILTQSRIDVPRSLGKLDPTAPVLAGVAWAQHRGIARVEVQIDDGPWRPARLADDAGIDLWRQWYLPFDGAPGRHRARVRATDGTGRTQPEERTGVFPDGARGWHEIQFVMPE, translated from the coding sequence GTGGCGGCAGCATTCGCCGTGGCCGCCGGCCAGTTGACGGCCGCGCTGGTACGCCCGGGCGCCGGGCCGCTGACCGTGGTCGGGGCCACCCTGATCGACGCCGCCCCGACGCCGGCCAAGGAGTTCGCGGTCCGCACGCTCGGCACCGCCGACAAGCCGGTCCTGATCGCCGCCGTGTTCGTGGTGCTGCTCGGGGCCGCGTTCGCGATCGGGCTGGCCGGCCCGCGGCACCCGCGCGGCGCCGCGGCCGCCGTCGCGGCGCTCGGCGCGATCCCGCTGGTCCTGGCGCTGGCGCGGCCGGGTGCCACGGGCTGGGACGCGGTGCCGTCGCTGGTCACGCTCGTCGTGGGCGTGGCCGGATTCTCGCTGCTGCTGCGCCGGCTCCGGCGGAGTGCGGGCGATGACCGCGCGGTTGCGGCGCTCGGCCGGGAGCGGCGAACAATGCTGGTGGCGCTGGGTGTGGGCGGGGTGTTGGCGGCCGGGGGGCTGGCCGGGTCGGGGGCGATCGGGTCGCGGGCCCGCGGGTCCGGGCCCGGCCGGGGGCCACTGCCGACACCCACGGAGCCCGCCCCGGCGCCACCTCCCGGCGCGCAACTGCCGGGCATGACGCCGTTTCGCACCTCGATCGAGGACTTCTACCGCGTCGACATCGCGTTGGTCACGCCGAGCCGCGACCCCGGGGACTGGCAGTTGACGATCGACGGCATGGTGGACCGGCCGCTCACCCTGAGTTATGACGACCTGCTGCGGTTGCCGATGATCGAGCGCGACATCACCCTGACCTGCGTGTCCAACGAGGTGGGCGGGCCCTATGTCGGCACGGCGCGCTGGCTGGGCGTACCGTTCACCGAGATCATCGAGCGGGTCGGCGTACAGCCCGGCGTGGACCAGGTATTCAGCCACTCCTTCGACAACGGCTACACCTGCTCCACGCCGTACGCCGCGGTCAGCGACGGCCGCGACGCGATGATCGTCGTCGGGATGAACGGCGAGGTGCTGCCCGACAAGAACGGCTTCCCCGCCCGGATGCTGGTGCCGGGCCTGTTCGGCTACGTGTCGGCCACCAAGTGGCTGGAACGGATCGAGTTCACCCGCTACGACCGCGCCACCGCGTACTGGACGGAACGCGGTTGGGCCACCGAGGCGCCGATCCTGACCCAGAGCCGGATCGATGTTCCGCGCTCGCTCGGCAAGCTCGACCCCACTGCGCCCGTGCTGGCCGGGGTGGCCTGGGCCCAGCACCGGGGGATCGCGCGGGTGGAGGTGCAGATCGACGACGGGCCGTGGCGCCCGGCCCGGCTCGCCGACGACGCCGGGATCGACCTGTGGCGCCAGTGGTACCTGCCCTTCGACGGAGCGCCCGGGCGTCACCGGGCGCGGGTCCGCGCCACCGACGGGACCGGCCGGACCCAACCCGAGGAGCGCACCGGGGTGTTCCCCGACGGCGCCCGCGGCTGGCACGAGATCCAGTTCGTGATGCCGGAATGA
- a CDS encoding fasciclin domain-containing protein, which yields MIKSSIALRRGLLGLGAAAVLVAGAACGNMNAAGPTQTGAPSASSQPEATTGSSPSSAQTGAAAAEPFGPACSAIPKSGAGSFDGMSTAPVATAASNNPELSTLVSAVKEAKLVDTLNNAEDITVFAPANSAFEKLDKKTLDKAMGDPSGLLTNVLTMHVVQGRLTPDELAGEHETLNPEQKVKVEGSGESFTVNGAKVVCGNVQTANATVYIIDGVLLPQ from the coding sequence ATGATCAAGTCTTCGATTGCCCTGCGTCGCGGTCTGCTCGGACTCGGCGCCGCCGCCGTCCTCGTCGCCGGCGCGGCCTGCGGCAACATGAACGCCGCCGGTCCGACACAGACCGGCGCCCCCAGCGCCAGCTCGCAGCCGGAGGCGACCACCGGGTCGTCGCCGTCGTCGGCGCAGACCGGAGCGGCGGCCGCCGAGCCGTTCGGCCCGGCGTGCTCGGCCATCCCGAAGAGCGGCGCGGGATCCTTCGACGGCATGTCGACCGCACCGGTCGCCACCGCCGCCAGCAACAACCCGGAGCTGTCCACCCTGGTCAGCGCCGTCAAGGAGGCGAAGCTCGTCGACACCTTGAACAATGCCGAGGACATCACGGTGTTCGCGCCGGCCAACTCGGCCTTCGAGAAGCTCGACAAGAAGACGCTGGACAAGGCGATGGGCGATCCGAGCGGGCTGCTCACCAATGTGTTGACCATGCACGTGGTGCAGGGCCGGCTCACGCCCGACGAGCTGGCCGGCGAGCACGAGACGCTCAACCCGGAGCAGAAGGTGAAGGTCGAGGGGAGCGGCGAGAGCTTCACGGTGAACGGCGCGAAGGTCGTCTGCGGCAACGTGCAGACCGCGAACGCGACCGTCTACATCATCGACGGCGTACTGCTGCCGCAGTGA
- the sigK gene encoding ECF RNA polymerase sigma factor SigK, translating to MTDGSAGRETISAGRHLRSVPDEGADLPELLDRAARGQQEAFATLYDRTSPRIFGLVQRIVRSPEQAAEVTQEVYLEAWRLSARYDPARGSVAAWLTTIAHRRAVDRVRAAQAATVRDDADARAATAARDTRPDQVWDHVDARLDAERVRRAMGSLTELQREALVLTYFGGYTQREVATMLKLPLGTAKTRIRDALIGMRDALEVQG from the coding sequence ATGACGGACGGATCGGCCGGCCGGGAGACCATCTCGGCCGGCCGGCACCTGCGATCGGTGCCGGACGAAGGGGCGGATCTGCCCGAGCTGCTGGACCGCGCCGCGCGCGGCCAGCAGGAGGCGTTCGCGACGCTGTACGACCGGACCAGTCCGCGAATCTTCGGGCTCGTGCAGCGGATCGTCCGCTCGCCGGAGCAGGCCGCCGAGGTGACCCAGGAGGTCTATCTCGAAGCATGGCGGCTCTCGGCCCGCTACGACCCCGCGCGGGGCAGCGTGGCGGCCTGGCTGACCACGATCGCCCATCGACGGGCGGTCGATCGGGTACGCGCGGCGCAGGCGGCCACCGTCCGCGACGACGCCGACGCCCGGGCCGCCACCGCGGCCCGGGACACGCGCCCCGACCAGGTCTGGGACCACGTCGACGCGCGGCTCGACGCCGAGCGGGTACGCCGGGCCATGGGGTCGCTGACCGAACTGCAGCGCGAGGCGCTGGTGTTGACCTACTTCGGCGGTTACACCCAGCGGGAGGTCGCCACGATGCTGAAGCTGCCGCTCGGGACGGCGAAGACCCGGATTCGCGATGCCCTGATCGGCATGCGCGACGCGTTGGAGGTGCAGGGGTGA
- a CDS encoding anti-sigma factor: MDSRQTSDAEPAICGLVGAYAVDALEPADQARFERHLDECEDCRRELGEFRELLADSTAAVAEPPPAQVRERVLEGIEQIRPLPPVGPPPTAPTPVVSGDGARADRFRRRRWLRPLAAAAAILVAFGAGVAGGLALERQTAVVAARQDEALTAPDSRILAVQLPGGGRGAFVVSRQQGQALFVGSDLPDPGAGRTYQLWTIDRAGRPIPDALVAGGNSRVVMNAPVDAGTTALAVTVEPAGGSRAPTTEPVVAAL, from the coding sequence ATGGACAGCAGGCAGACGAGTGACGCCGAGCCCGCGATCTGCGGGCTGGTCGGGGCGTACGCCGTGGACGCGCTCGAGCCGGCCGACCAGGCCAGGTTCGAGCGGCACCTCGATGAGTGCGAGGACTGCCGACGCGAGCTCGGCGAGTTCCGCGAGCTACTGGCCGACAGCACCGCGGCGGTCGCCGAGCCGCCGCCGGCCCAGGTCCGGGAGCGGGTGCTGGAGGGCATCGAGCAGATCCGGCCGCTGCCCCCCGTGGGGCCTCCGCCGACCGCGCCGACGCCCGTCGTCTCCGGCGACGGGGCGCGGGCCGATCGGTTCCGTCGGCGGCGCTGGCTGCGCCCGCTCGCTGCCGCGGCGGCCATCCTCGTCGCGTTCGGTGCGGGAGTTGCGGGCGGCCTTGCGCTGGAGCGGCAGACCGCGGTCGTTGCCGCGCGGCAGGACGAGGCGCTGACCGCGCCGGACAGCCGCATCCTCGCGGTGCAACTGCCCGGCGGGGGCCGGGGCGCCTTCGTCGTCTCGCGCCAGCAGGGCCAGGCGCTGTTCGTCGGCTCGGATCTGCCGGACCCGGGCGCCGGGCGTACCTATCAGTTGTGGACGATCGATCGCGCGGGCCGCCCGATCCCGGACGCCCTGGTCGCGGGCGGGAACTCGCGGGTGGTGATGAACGCCCCCGTCGATGCGGGGACGACCGCGCTCGCGGTCACCGTCGAACCGGCCGGCGGCTCCCGGGCTCCGACCACCGAACCGGTGGTGGCCGCGCTCTGA